From Microplitis mediator isolate UGA2020A chromosome 11, iyMicMedi2.1, whole genome shotgun sequence, one genomic window encodes:
- the LOC130677305 gene encoding uncharacterized protein LOC130677305 isoform X2 translates to MENMPKNVLMNTLGLNCGPNSHRYAERMDAARIKVADKRANDNTREGRLQRRHQQINILEAAMTAEELLYGPGIDDSV, encoded by the exons atggaaaatatgcccaaaaacg tcttgatgaatacactaggacttaattgtgggcctaattctcatcggtatgcagaaagaatggatgctgcacgtatcaaagtagcagataagcgcgctaatgataacacccgagaaggtcgattgcaacgtaggcaccagcaaatcaatattttggaagctgctatgacggctgaagagctattatatggtccaggaatagatgactcagt atga
- the LOC130677772 gene encoding nardilysin-like, with product MEAAKVPPKNTRTLASYKPSVINGHNDDTEISSAEESSNDSSENSDKEENHETENLENVTDDASKDISEKIDDDQSFDDDKNTESAKEDNKDQDDIVNEDENL from the coding sequence ATGGAAGCGGCCAAAGTACCACCCAAAAATACAAGAACATTAGCAAGTTATAAACCATCAGTAATAAATGGTCATAATGACGATACAGAGATATCAAGTGCTGAGGAGAGTAGCAACGATAGCTCTGAAAATTCCGacaaagaagagaatcatgaaactgaaaatttagaaaatgttACAGACGATGCTTCTAAAGATATAAGTGAAAAGATTGATGACGATCAAAGTTTTGATGATGACAAAAATACAGAGTCTGCTAAAGAAGACAATAAAGATCAAGATGATATTGTGAACGAAGATGAGAATCTctaa
- the LOC130677305 gene encoding uncharacterized protein LOC130677305 isoform X1 has translation MCPKGEESWCSYQRAEARGELDTYSHDYSPLPSDVLKAIKPIYEGLSNENLLSRCVGGFNQNNNESFNQLVWKICPKTVNTSFTVVQIAAYVAMCIFNEGINSLLVLMNTLGLNCGPNSHRYAERMDAARIKVADKRANDNTREGRLQRRHQQINILEAAMTAEELLYGPGIDDSV, from the exons atgtgtccaaaaggcgaagaatcttggtgctcttaccagcgcgctgaagcaagaggagagcttgatacctattctcacgattattctcccttaccttctgatgttttaaaagctatcaagcctatatacgaaggtcttagtaatgaaaatttactttcaagatgtgtaggtggattcaatcagaataataatgaaagctttaaccaactagtatggaaaatatgcccaaaaacggtaaatactagttttactgtcgtacaaatagctgcatacgttgctatgtgtatatttaatgagggtataaattcattattagtcttgatgaatacactaggacttaattgtgggcctaattctcatcggtatgcagaaagaatggatgctgcacgtatcaaagtagcagataagcgcgctaatgataacacccgagaaggtcgattgcaacgtaggcaccagcaaatcaatattttggaagctgctatgacggctgaagagctattatatggtccaggaatagatgactcagt atga
- the LOC130677406 gene encoding uncharacterized protein LOC130677406, with protein sequence MAALFKVARYDKPSKRKIIRAATIDGLISSARTKLKLTDENYKIYTEDFTDIDEDDILLELAHSKESRGEQLLLTIVPDHILWNCNALDENVSKSSAGIHREISSSSTSHRPTEKSISSSSSSTLHTADDELSKFFSKFSTNPGKNVFIKFYKII encoded by the exons ATGGCTGCATTATTCAAGGTTGCACGATACGATAAACCGAGTAAACGAAAAATAATCAGGGCTGCAACGATTGATGGACTTATATCTTCTGCAAGAACTAAGTTAAAACTAACAGATGAAAACTATAag ATATACACAGAGGATTTTACGGACATAGATGAGGATGACATATTGTTAGAATTAGCTCACTCTAAAGAATCCAGAGGTGAGCAACTCCTTTTAACAATTGTTCCAGACCATATCCTTTGGAATTGCAACGCACTTGATGAAAATGTTTCTAAATCTTCAGCTG GAATACATCGGGAAATCTCGAGTTCATCAACGTCTCATCGACCTACGGAAAAAAGTATTTCATCCAGCTCATCATCGACATTACATACAGCTGATGATgaattatctaaatttttttccaagttttctactaacccgggaaaaaatgtttttataaaattttataaaataatataa